A stretch of the Bacillus anthracis str. Vollum genome encodes the following:
- the rnhB gene encoding ribonuclease HII: protein MQKVTIQEAEHLLQEIISEEDDRFQILIKDERKGVQKLISKWYKQKELAQKEKEKFLEMSKYENALREKGLTYIAGIDEVGRGPLAGPVVTAAVILPEDFYIPGLNDSKKLSEAKRERFYGEIKAKAIAIGVGIVSPQVIDEINIYQATKQAMLDAIANLSCTPEYLLIDAMKLPAPIPQTSIIKGDAKSISISAASIIAKVTRDRMMKELGEKYPAYGFEQHMGYGTKQHLEAIEAHGVLEEHRKSFAPIKDMIKK from the coding sequence ATGCAAAAAGTGACGATTCAAGAAGCGGAACATTTACTGCAAGAAATTATAAGTGAAGAGGACGATCGCTTTCAAATATTAATAAAAGATGAACGAAAAGGGGTACAAAAACTCATTTCGAAGTGGTATAAACAAAAAGAGTTAGCACAAAAGGAAAAAGAAAAATTTCTAGAAATGTCTAAGTATGAAAATGCGTTACGTGAAAAAGGCCTTACATATATCGCAGGTATAGATGAAGTAGGGCGTGGACCGCTAGCTGGACCTGTTGTGACGGCAGCTGTTATCCTTCCAGAAGATTTTTATATTCCAGGGTTAAATGATTCGAAAAAGCTGAGTGAGGCGAAGCGAGAGCGTTTTTATGGTGAAATTAAAGCAAAAGCAATCGCGATTGGAGTTGGGATTGTATCACCGCAAGTTATTGATGAGATAAATATTTATCAAGCGACGAAACAAGCGATGTTAGATGCTATTGCGAATTTATCTTGTACACCAGAATATTTATTAATTGATGCGATGAAACTTCCTGCACCAATTCCGCAAACATCCATCATTAAAGGTGATGCGAAAAGTATTTCCATTTCAGCTGCATCCATTATTGCGAAAGTAACGAGAGATCGTATGATGAAAGAGCTTGGAGAAAAGTATCCAGCATATGGATTTGAACAACATATGGGATATGGTACGAAACAACATTTAGAAGCGATTGAAGCACATGGAGTATTAGAAGAACATCGGAAATCGTTTGCGCCAATTAAAGATATGATTAAAAAATAA
- the ylqF gene encoding ribosome biogenesis GTPase YlqF, producing MVIQWFPGHMAKARRQVTEKLKLIDVVIELVDARLPLSSRNPMIDEIITHKPRLVVLNKADMADDRLTKQWIAYFKEKGHMAISINAQAGQGMKEIAAACKVLVKEKFDKMVAKGIRPRVIRALIVGIPNVGKSTLINKLAKKNIAKTGDRPGVTTAQQWIKVGKEMELLDTPGILWPKFEDELVGLRLATTGAIKDSILNLQDVAVYALRFMEKHYPERLKERYNLNDIPEDIVELFDAIGKNRGCLMGGGMIDYDKTSELVLRELRGGKLGKMTFETPEEFAEQTEDAEKVEEV from the coding sequence ATGGTAATTCAATGGTTCCCGGGACATATGGCAAAGGCTAGACGCCAAGTAACAGAAAAATTAAAGTTAATTGATGTTGTAATTGAGCTTGTAGATGCTCGATTACCTTTATCTTCTCGAAATCCGATGATCGATGAGATTATTACACATAAACCGAGGCTTGTTGTTTTAAATAAAGCCGATATGGCAGATGATCGTTTAACAAAACAATGGATCGCATATTTTAAAGAAAAAGGCCATATGGCAATTTCAATTAACGCACAAGCTGGACAAGGTATGAAGGAAATTGCAGCGGCTTGTAAAGTGTTAGTGAAAGAGAAATTTGATAAAATGGTTGCGAAAGGTATTAGACCGAGAGTGATTCGTGCATTAATTGTAGGTATACCGAATGTTGGTAAATCTACGTTGATTAATAAGTTAGCGAAGAAAAATATTGCTAAAACAGGAGATCGTCCTGGTGTGACAACAGCTCAGCAATGGATTAAAGTTGGGAAGGAAATGGAATTACTTGATACACCAGGTATACTATGGCCTAAATTTGAAGACGAATTAGTTGGATTGCGTCTAGCTACGACTGGTGCAATTAAAGATTCTATTTTAAATCTACAAGATGTAGCTGTTTATGCACTACGTTTTATGGAGAAACATTACCCAGAGCGATTAAAAGAGCGTTATAATTTGAATGACATTCCAGAAGATATCGTAGAGTTATTTGATGCGATTGGAAAAAATAGAGGCTGTTTAATGGGCGGCGGAATGATTGATTATGATAAAACATCTGAACTTGTACTTCGTGAGCTTCGTGGTGGCAAACTTGGAAAAATGACATTTGAAACACCAGAAGAGTTTGCAGAGCAGACAGAAGATGCAGAAAAAGTAGAAGAAGTATAA
- the lepB gene encoding signal peptidase I — MKKEKSSLWEWIKAILIAVVLAGVIRQFFFAPILVDGVSMASTLHDRDRMIVNKIGYHIGDPKRFDIIVFRATEDKDYIKRIIGLPGDEIEYRNDKLYVNGKAYEEPYLDKQKKQIADGPLTYDFTLEEMTGKKTVPEGQLFVLGDNRRFSKDSRSIGTISMDQVIGKANILYWPLKDARIVK, encoded by the coding sequence ATGAAGAAAGAAAAGAGTTCACTTTGGGAATGGATCAAGGCAATTTTGATAGCTGTTGTATTAGCAGGTGTTATTAGACAGTTTTTCTTTGCACCAATTCTCGTAGATGGAGTATCGATGGCATCTACTTTACATGATCGCGATCGAATGATTGTTAATAAAATTGGTTATCACATAGGAGATCCGAAACGATTTGATATTATTGTATTCCGAGCAACGGAAGATAAAGATTATATTAAGCGTATTATCGGCCTACCAGGCGATGAAATAGAGTATCGTAATGATAAACTATATGTTAACGGAAAGGCTTATGAGGAGCCGTATTTAGACAAGCAGAAGAAACAAATTGCTGACGGACCGCTTACATATGATTTTACTCTTGAAGAAATGACAGGGAAGAAAACTGTTCCAGAAGGTCAATTATTTGTTTTAGGCGATAATCGTCGTTTTAGTAAAGACAGCCGTTCAATTGGTACAATTTCAATGGACCAAGTGATTGGAAAAGCAAATATACTATATTGGCCATTAAAAGATGCTCGTATTGTGAAATAA
- the rplS gene encoding 50S ribosomal protein L19 produces MQQLIAEITKGQLKTDLPSFRPGDTLRVHVKVVEGTRERIQLFEGVVIKRRGGGISETFTVRKISYGVGVERTFPVHTPRIAKIEVLRRGKVRRAKLYYLRNLRGKKARIKEIR; encoded by the coding sequence ATGCAACAATTAATCGCAGAAATTACAAAAGGCCAATTAAAAACTGACCTTCCTTCATTCCGTCCTGGAGACACTTTACGTGTACACGTAAAAGTAGTTGAGGGAACTCGTGAAAGAATTCAGCTTTTCGAAGGTGTTGTAATTAAACGTCGTGGTGGCGGAATTAGTGAAACATTCACAGTTCGTAAGATTTCTTACGGTGTAGGTGTAGAGCGTACATTCCCAGTTCACACGCCAAGAATCGCGAAAATCGAAGTACTTCGCCGTGGTAAAGTACGTCGTGCTAAGTTATACTACTTACGTAACCTTCGCGGTAAAAAAGCACGTATTAAAGAAATTCGATAA
- the trmD gene encoding tRNA (guanosine(37)-N1)-methyltransferase TrmD, translating to MKIDILTLFPDMFTGVFGSSILKKAQEKEAVELRVVNFRDYTTSKHNSVDDYPYGGGAGMVLTPQPIFDAVEDLTKETERKPRVVLMCPQGERFTQKKAEELAEEEHLIFVCGHYEGYDERIREHLVTDEISIGDYVLTGGELASMVITDSVVRLLPGVLGNHASQVEDSFSTGLLEHPHYTRPADFRGMKVPDVLMSGNHKNIDEWRHKESLRRTYTRRPDLLEERELSKQEKKWLEQIKEGK from the coding sequence ATGAAAATTGACATTTTAACATTGTTTCCAGATATGTTTACAGGTGTGTTTGGATCTTCAATTTTAAAGAAAGCACAAGAAAAAGAAGCGGTAGAGCTTCGTGTTGTCAATTTCCGCGATTATACAACGAGTAAGCATAATAGCGTGGATGATTATCCGTATGGTGGTGGTGCTGGGATGGTATTAACTCCTCAGCCTATTTTTGATGCTGTAGAAGATTTAACGAAAGAGACAGAGCGTAAGCCGAGAGTTGTCTTAATGTGTCCGCAGGGTGAAAGATTTACTCAGAAGAAAGCGGAAGAGCTTGCAGAGGAAGAGCATTTAATCTTTGTATGTGGGCATTATGAAGGATATGACGAAAGAATTCGTGAACACCTCGTAACGGATGAGATTTCTATTGGTGACTACGTATTAACTGGTGGAGAGTTAGCCTCTATGGTTATTACCGATAGTGTTGTACGTCTCCTACCAGGAGTACTAGGAAATCATGCTTCACAAGTCGAGGATTCGTTTAGTACTGGTTTATTAGAGCACCCTCACTATACACGTCCAGCTGATTTTCGTGGTATGAAAGTGCCGGATGTATTAATGTCAGGAAATCATAAAAATATTGATGAATGGCGACATAAAGAATCACTACGTCGTACATATACACGTAGACCGGATTTATTGGAAGAACGAGAATTGTCTAAGCAAGAAAAGAAATGGTTAGAACAGATTAAAGAAGGCAAATAA
- the rimM gene encoding ribosome maturation factor RimM, with protein MTKWFNVGKIVNTHGVKGEIRVVSRTDFPEERYKVGNTLYISNEKGGEPFPVKITSHRQHKTFDLLTFEGYGNVNEVEQFKGSLLKVPEDQLGELAEGEYYYHEIIGCNVVTEEGEALGTIKEVLSPGANDVWVIKRPKGQDLLIPYIDDVVLQVNIENKLVTIHVTEGLL; from the coding sequence ATGACAAAATGGTTTAACGTAGGAAAAATTGTAAATACTCATGGCGTAAAAGGAGAAATTCGTGTGGTTTCTCGTACTGACTTTCCAGAAGAGCGATATAAAGTAGGGAATACGTTATACATATCGAATGAAAAAGGTGGAGAGCCTTTCCCAGTAAAGATTACTTCTCATCGTCAACATAAAACATTTGATTTATTGACATTTGAAGGATACGGGAATGTAAATGAAGTAGAACAGTTTAAAGGTTCTCTTTTAAAAGTGCCTGAAGATCAATTAGGTGAACTAGCTGAAGGTGAATATTACTATCATGAAATTATTGGTTGCAATGTTGTAACGGAAGAAGGAGAAGCGTTAGGGACAATAAAAGAAGTTTTATCTCCTGGTGCAAATGATGTTTGGGTAATTAAACGTCCAAAAGGTCAAGATTTGTTAATTCCTTATATTGATGATGTTGTGCTTCAAGTTAACATTGAGAATAAATTAGTAACCATTCATGTAACGGAAGGGCTACTATAA
- a CDS encoding KH domain-containing protein: MKKLVETIVKPLVDHPEDVKVTQELYNGEIKYRLTVHPEDVGKVIGKQGKVAKAIRMLLYSVGHHNSEKVTLEIQ, from the coding sequence ATGAAGAAGTTAGTCGAGACGATTGTCAAGCCTCTTGTCGATCATCCTGAAGATGTAAAAGTTACACAGGAACTTTACAACGGAGAGATAAAGTATCGATTAACTGTACATCCTGAGGATGTTGGAAAAGTCATTGGAAAGCAAGGGAAAGTTGCGAAAGCAATTCGAATGCTCTTGTATTCAGTGGGACATCACAATAGTGAAAAAGTAACACTGGAAATTCAATAA
- the rpsP gene encoding 30S ribosomal protein S16, with amino-acid sequence MAVKIRLKRMGAKKTPFYRVVVADSRSPRDGRFIEEIGTYNPVAQPAEVKINEEAALKWLGNGAKPSDTVRNLFSNQGIMEKFHLSKQGK; translated from the coding sequence ATGGCAGTTAAAATTCGTTTAAAACGTATGGGAGCTAAAAAAACTCCTTTCTATCGTGTAGTTGTTGCAGATTCTCGTTCTCCTCGTGACGGACGTTTCATTGAGGAAATCGGTACTTACAATCCGGTTGCTCAACCAGCTGAAGTTAAGATCAACGAAGAAGCAGCATTAAAATGGTTAGGAAATGGTGCTAAACCATCTGATACAGTTCGTAACTTATTCTCTAACCAAGGTATCATGGAGAAATTCCACTTATCTAAACAAGGTAAGTAA
- the ffh gene encoding signal recognition particle protein, translating to MAFEGLADRLQQTMQKIRGKGKVSEADVKEMMREVRLALLEADVNFKVVKDFVKRVSERAVGQDVMKSLTPGQQVIKVVQEELTELMGGEQSKIAIANKPPTVIMMVGLQGAGKTTTTGKLANLLRKKHNRKPMLVAADIYRPAAIKQLETLGKQLDMPVFSLGDQVSPVEIAKQAIAKAKEDHHDYVLIDTAGHLHIDEELMDELAKVKEVAKPDEIFLVVDAMTGQDAVNVAQSFHEQLGLTGVVLTKLDGDTRGGAALSIKAVTNTPIKFAGMGEKLDALEAFHPERMASRILGMGDVLTLIEKAQATVDEEKAKELEQKMRTLSFTLDDFLEQLGQVRQLGPLDELLGMLPGANKIKGLKNAQVDEKQIGHIEAIIRSMTKLEREQPEIINASRKKRIAKGSGTTVQEINRLIKQFDDMKKMMKTMTGMQKGKKKGLGGLKFPFM from the coding sequence ATGGCATTTGAAGGATTAGCCGACCGACTTCAACAGACGATGCAAAAAATCCGCGGCAAAGGAAAAGTTTCTGAAGCCGATGTGAAAGAAATGATGAGAGAAGTTCGTCTAGCTCTTTTAGAAGCGGACGTTAACTTTAAAGTAGTAAAAGATTTTGTAAAGCGTGTGTCTGAACGTGCTGTCGGACAAGATGTAATGAAAAGTTTGACACCTGGACAACAAGTAATTAAAGTTGTACAGGAAGAACTTACAGAACTTATGGGCGGAGAGCAAAGCAAAATTGCTATTGCTAATAAGCCACCGACTGTTATTATGATGGTTGGTCTGCAAGGTGCAGGTAAAACAACGACGACAGGTAAACTGGCGAATTTGCTTCGTAAAAAGCATAATCGTAAACCGATGCTTGTTGCAGCGGATATTTACCGTCCTGCAGCGATTAAACAGCTTGAAACATTAGGGAAGCAATTGGACATGCCTGTATTCTCTTTAGGAGATCAAGTAAGTCCTGTTGAAATTGCGAAACAAGCGATTGCAAAAGCGAAAGAAGATCATCATGATTATGTTTTAATTGATACAGCAGGTCACCTGCATATTGATGAAGAACTAATGGATGAATTAGCGAAAGTGAAAGAAGTTGCGAAACCGGATGAAATTTTCCTTGTTGTCGATGCGATGACAGGACAAGACGCGGTAAATGTTGCACAAAGTTTCCATGAACAGTTAGGTTTAACAGGGGTTGTATTAACGAAATTAGATGGTGATACGCGCGGTGGTGCTGCATTATCTATTAAAGCTGTTACAAATACGCCAATTAAATTTGCTGGTATGGGTGAAAAACTAGATGCACTTGAAGCGTTCCATCCAGAACGTATGGCATCCCGTATTTTAGGGATGGGAGACGTCTTAACATTAATTGAAAAAGCGCAAGCTACAGTTGATGAAGAGAAAGCAAAAGAACTTGAGCAAAAAATGCGTACGCTTTCGTTTACGCTTGACGATTTCCTAGAACAACTTGGACAAGTGCGTCAACTTGGACCGCTAGATGAATTGTTAGGAATGCTTCCTGGTGCAAATAAAATTAAAGGGCTGAAAAATGCACAAGTTGATGAAAAACAAATTGGGCATATTGAGGCAATTATTCGTTCTATGACTAAATTAGAGCGAGAACAACCGGAAATAATCAATGCTAGTCGCAAAAAACGCATTGCCAAAGGTAGCGGTACAACGGTACAAGAAATCAATCGTTTAATCAAGCAATTTGATGATATGAAAAAGATGATGAAAACGATGACTGGAATGCAAAAAGGTAAGAAAAAAGGACTAGGTGGATTGAAGTTTCCATTCATGTAA
- a CDS encoding putative DNA-binding protein: protein MLEKTTRMNYLFDFYQSLLTQKQRSYMSLYYLDDLSLGEIAEEFDVSRQAVYDNIKRTEAMLEEYEEKLVLLQKFQERQRLVAKLKQLISEEEHVNEEMKQVVEAIEKLD from the coding sequence ATGCTCGAAAAAACAACGAGAATGAACTATTTATTTGATTTTTATCAATCGTTGTTAACGCAAAAACAAAGAAGTTATATGTCGCTTTATTATCTAGATGATTTATCTCTTGGTGAAATTGCGGAAGAATTTGATGTAAGTCGCCAAGCCGTGTATGATAACATTAAACGGACTGAAGCGATGCTTGAAGAATATGAAGAAAAATTAGTATTACTTCAAAAGTTTCAAGAGCGACAGCGACTTGTTGCAAAGCTAAAACAGCTAATCAGCGAAGAAGAGCATGTGAATGAAGAAATGAAACAAGTTGTTGAAGCTATCGAAAAATTAGATTAG
- the ftsY gene encoding signal recognition particle-docking protein FtsY has protein sequence MSFFKKLKEKISKQTDTVTEKFKQGLEKTRNSFADKVNDLVFRYRKVDEDFFEELEEILIGADVGVSTVMELIDQLKEEVQRRNIQDPREVQAVISEKLIEIYKGDSDFTNEVNMQKDGLTVVLFVGVNGVGKTTTIGKMAHKFKSEGKSVLLAAGDTFRAGAIEQLEVWGDRVGVEVIKQGSGSDPAAVMYDAVQAAKARNVDVLLCDTAGRLQNKVNLMKELEKVKRVIEREVPGAPHEVLLVIDATTGQNGLSQAKTFREATNVTGIVLTKLDGTAKGGIVLAIRNEMDVPVKFVGLGEQMDDLQQFDPEQYVYGLFANLVETEEV, from the coding sequence ATGAGCTTTTTTAAAAAACTAAAAGAAAAAATTTCAAAACAAACGGATACGGTAACAGAGAAGTTTAAACAAGGATTAGAAAAAACGAGAAATTCGTTTGCGGATAAAGTAAATGATTTAGTCTTTCGTTACCGTAAAGTAGATGAAGATTTCTTCGAGGAATTAGAAGAAATCTTAATCGGTGCAGATGTGGGCGTTTCAACAGTGATGGAATTAATCGATCAGTTGAAAGAAGAAGTGCAACGCCGTAACATTCAAGACCCAAGAGAAGTACAAGCTGTTATTTCGGAAAAATTAATAGAAATTTATAAAGGTGACAGCGATTTTACTAATGAAGTTAATATGCAAAAGGATGGCTTGACAGTTGTTTTATTTGTTGGTGTTAATGGTGTAGGTAAAACGACAACAATTGGTAAGATGGCTCATAAGTTTAAATCAGAAGGTAAGTCTGTCTTATTAGCGGCAGGAGATACATTCCGTGCTGGAGCGATTGAACAATTAGAAGTTTGGGGCGATCGCGTTGGGGTAGAAGTGATTAAACAAGGATCAGGATCTGATCCAGCAGCGGTTATGTATGATGCGGTACAAGCTGCAAAAGCACGTAACGTAGACGTATTACTATGTGATACAGCAGGACGTTTACAAAATAAAGTGAACTTAATGAAAGAGTTAGAGAAAGTAAAGCGCGTAATTGAGCGTGAAGTACCAGGAGCTCCTCATGAAGTATTACTTGTTATTGATGCTACAACGGGACAAAACGGTTTAAGTCAAGCGAAAACATTCCGTGAAGCAACGAATGTTACTGGTATTGTTTTAACGAAGTTAGATGGAACTGCTAAAGGTGGTATTGTATTAGCGATTCGTAACGAAATGGATGTACCGGTGAAATTCGTTGGATTAGGAGAACAAATGGATGATCTGCAACAGTTCGATCCAGAACAATATGTATATGGTTTATTTGCGAACTTAGTAGAAACAGAAGAAGTATAA
- the smc gene encoding chromosome segregation protein SMC, translating to MFLKRLEIAGFKSFAERVSVDFVPGVTSVVGPNGSGKSNITDAIRWVLGEQSAKSLRGAKMEDIIFAGSDTRRAVNVAEVTITLNNEDQRLPIEYNEVCVTRRVSRSGDSDFYINKQSCRLKDIIDLFMDSGMGREAFSIISQGKVEEILSSKSEERRGVFEEAAGVLKYKLRKKKAESKLADTQENLNRVQDIIHELSSQVEPLERQASIAKDYLEKKEELEKVEAALIVHEIEELHEKWEALRNQFGHNKNEEAKMSTHLQKGEEELEELRGQLQAVDESVDSLQEVLLLSSKELEKLEGQRELLKERKQNATTHCAQLEQLIVELTEKATSYDGEIESSTEVLMQFVNHVKELEMKLHDNEQLLATFADNLEEQIENLKGDYIELLNQQASHRNELSMIEEQSKQQNSKNERLDEENAKYVEMRMEITAKKTKLVESYEQVKEKVAGILSNIQKTEAALGKCKAQYSENETKLYQAYQFVQQARSRKEMLEEMQEDYSGFYQGVREVLKARENRLQGIEGAVAELLTVPKEYEIAMEIALGAAMQHIVVQKEEHARNAIAFLKQNKHGRATFLPQAVMKGRSLSFEQLRIVNQHPSFVGVAAELVQYNNKYENVVSNLLGTVIVAKDLRGANELAKQLQYRYRIVTIEGDVVNPGGSMTGGAVKQAKSSLLGRQRELEEWTNKLTDMEEKTTKLENFVKAVKQEIQEKEVQIRELRKSVEAERVDEQKLREEINRLELEEHRINDRLSIYDLEIEGFLQDQVKIQGRKEELEKILATLQAEITGLDSKIVALTQQKSEQHTSKEKVQKEMTELKVLAAEKQQRLSNQKEKVERLTKEKEETDATLVKTKEDLAFLKQEMTSNSSGEEQITNMIEKKAYDRNQTSELIRSRREQRVSLQERVEQLERNLKETTGKHKYILEMLKDQEVKINRLDVELENRLQHLRETYTISFEAAKLKYTMMMPAEDARKKVKLIKLSIEELGTVNLGAIDEYERVAERHTFLLEQKDDLEEAKTTLHQLITEMDEEMKKRFSTTFEGIRMEFQSVFSELFGGGRADLVMTNPEDLLNTGIDIVAQPPGKKLQNLGLLSGGERALTAIALLFGILKVRPVPFCVLDEVEAALDEANVARFAQYLKKFSDETQFIVITHRKGTMEESDVLYGVTMQESGVSKLVSVRLDDGEELVASK from the coding sequence GTGTTTTTAAAAAGATTAGAAATAGCAGGATTTAAGTCTTTTGCTGAACGTGTATCTGTCGATTTCGTCCCAGGTGTAACGTCTGTAGTAGGACCTAATGGAAGCGGGAAAAGTAATATTACGGATGCCATTCGCTGGGTACTTGGTGAACAATCGGCAAAATCATTACGTGGTGCAAAGATGGAAGATATTATTTTTGCAGGTAGTGATACGAGAAGAGCGGTTAATGTTGCTGAAGTAACAATAACTTTAAATAATGAAGATCAACGTTTACCAATTGAATATAATGAGGTGTGTGTAACGCGTCGTGTATCTCGTTCTGGTGATAGTGATTTTTATATTAATAAACAATCATGCAGGTTGAAAGATATTATCGATTTATTTATGGACTCTGGTATGGGAAGAGAAGCTTTTTCGATTATTAGCCAGGGGAAAGTTGAAGAGATTTTAAGTAGTAAATCAGAAGAACGTCGTGGTGTATTTGAAGAAGCGGCGGGAGTGCTGAAATACAAACTTCGTAAAAAGAAAGCTGAAAGTAAATTAGCAGACACACAAGAAAACTTAAATCGTGTACAAGATATAATTCACGAATTAAGTAGTCAAGTAGAACCTTTAGAAAGACAAGCTTCTATTGCAAAGGATTATCTTGAGAAAAAAGAAGAATTAGAGAAAGTAGAAGCAGCGCTTATTGTACATGAAATTGAAGAATTGCATGAGAAATGGGAAGCGCTTCGAAATCAGTTTGGGCATAATAAAAACGAAGAAGCTAAAATGTCAACGCATTTACAAAAAGGTGAAGAAGAGTTAGAGGAATTACGAGGCCAATTACAAGCGGTAGATGAGTCGGTAGATTCCCTGCAAGAAGTACTTTTACTTTCTAGTAAAGAGCTAGAAAAGTTAGAAGGGCAGCGTGAGCTATTAAAAGAGAGAAAGCAAAATGCAACGACGCATTGTGCGCAACTTGAACAGTTAATTGTTGAATTAACAGAGAAAGCTACAAGTTATGATGGTGAAATCGAATCGAGTACAGAAGTGTTGATGCAATTTGTAAATCATGTAAAAGAGTTGGAGATGAAATTGCATGATAATGAGCAATTGCTTGCAACGTTTGCTGATAATTTAGAGGAACAAATTGAGAATTTAAAAGGTGATTATATTGAACTTTTAAATCAACAAGCTAGTCATCGTAATGAGTTATCTATGATTGAAGAACAATCTAAACAACAAAATTCAAAAAATGAACGCCTTGATGAAGAAAATGCGAAATATGTAGAAATGCGTATGGAAATTACAGCGAAAAAGACAAAACTTGTGGAAAGTTATGAACAAGTAAAAGAAAAAGTAGCTGGAATCCTTTCGAATATACAAAAGACAGAAGCGGCACTTGGGAAATGCAAGGCGCAGTATAGTGAAAATGAAACAAAACTATACCAAGCGTATCAATTTGTACAACAGGCACGTTCTCGAAAAGAAATGCTAGAAGAGATGCAAGAAGATTACTCTGGTTTCTATCAAGGGGTACGTGAAGTATTAAAAGCTAGAGAAAATAGGTTGCAAGGTATCGAGGGGGCTGTTGCAGAATTGCTAACGGTACCGAAAGAATATGAAATTGCAATGGAAATTGCTCTAGGTGCAGCGATGCAGCATATCGTTGTACAAAAAGAAGAACATGCTCGTAATGCAATTGCGTTTTTAAAACAAAATAAACATGGACGAGCAACGTTTTTACCGCAGGCTGTTATGAAAGGTAGATCGTTATCATTTGAGCAATTACGTATTGTAAATCAACATCCATCGTTTGTAGGTGTGGCAGCAGAACTTGTGCAATATAACAATAAATATGAAAATGTAGTTTCCAATTTATTAGGTACTGTTATTGTTGCAAAAGATTTACGCGGGGCGAATGAGTTGGCGAAACAATTGCAATACCGCTATCGCATTGTAACAATCGAAGGTGATGTAGTGAACCCTGGCGGTTCTATGACAGGTGGCGCAGTAAAACAGGCGAAATCTTCTTTATTAGGACGTCAACGTGAGCTAGAAGAGTGGACGAACAAGTTAACTGATATGGAAGAAAAAACGACGAAGTTAGAAAACTTTGTTAAAGCAGTAAAACAAGAGATTCAAGAAAAAGAAGTGCAAATACGCGAACTAAGGAAAAGTGTAGAAGCAGAGCGTGTAGATGAACAGAAATTAAGAGAAGAAATTAATCGTTTAGAATTAGAAGAACATCGTATCAATGATCGTTTATCTATTTACGATTTAGAGATTGAAGGATTCTTACAAGATCAAGTGAAGATACAAGGGCGTAAAGAAGAGCTAGAAAAGATTTTAGCGACCCTTCAAGCGGAGATTACGGGATTAGATAGCAAAATTGTCGCTTTAACACAACAAAAAAGTGAGCAACATACGTCGAAAGAAAAAGTTCAAAAAGAAATGACTGAGTTAAAAGTGTTGGCGGCTGAAAAGCAACAACGCTTATCTAATCAAAAAGAAAAAGTTGAACGATTGACGAAGGAAAAAGAAGAAACGGATGCAACGCTTGTCAAAACAAAAGAGGATTTAGCATTCTTAAAACAAGAAATGACATCGAATTCAAGTGGAGAAGAGCAAATTACGAATATGATTGAGAAGAAAGCGTATGATCGTAATCAAACTTCGGAGTTAATTCGCTCTCGTCGAGAACAACGTGTATCGTTACAAGAGAGAGTAGAACAGTTAGAGCGTAATCTGAAAGAAACAACGGGTAAACATAAATACATTCTTGAGATGTTGAAAGATCAAGAAGTAAAAATAAACCGACTTGATGTAGAGTTAGAAAATAGATTACAACATTTACGTGAAACATATACGATTTCATTTGAAGCGGCAAAACTGAAGTATACAATGATGATGCCTGCTGAGGATGCACGTAAAAAAGTGAAACTAATTAAACTATCCATCGAAGAGCTAGGCACAGTAAACTTAGGGGCAATTGATGAGTATGAGCGTGTAGCGGAGCGTCATACATTCTTACTTGAGCAAAAAGATGATCTAGAAGAAGCAAAAACGACATTGCACCAACTTATTACTGAAATGGATGAAGAAATGAAAAAACGCTTTTCTACTACGTTTGAAGGGATTCGAATGGAGTTTCAATCGGTGTTCTCTGAATTGTTTGGAGGCGGTAGAGCGGATTTAGTCATGACGAATCCAGAGGATTTATTAAATACGGGTATTGATATTGTAGCGCAACCGCCAGGGAAGAAACTGCAAAACTTAGGTTTACTTTCAGGTGGAGAGCGTGCTTTAACGGCAATTGCGCTATTATTTGGTATTTTAAAAGTGCGCCCAGTCCCATTCTGTGTATTAGATGAGGTCGAGGCCGCTCTTGATGAGGCAAACGTTGCCCGTTTTGCCCAGTATTTAAAGAAATTTAGTGATGAGACACAGTTTATTGTAATTACACATAGAAAAGGTACAATGGAAGAGTCTGACGTATTGTACGGTGTAACAATGCAAGAGTCAGGGGTATCTAAACTTGTCTCGGTTCGTTTAGATGATGGAGAAGAACTAGTCGCAAGCAAATAG